DNA sequence from the Cyprinus carpio isolate SPL01 chromosome A9, ASM1834038v1, whole genome shotgun sequence genome:
ttgtgcgtgaaaatcccagtaactgagcagattgtgaaatactcagaccggcccgtctggcaccaacaaccatgtcACGCTcaaaatcacctttctttcccattctgacattcagtttggagttcaggagattgtcttgactaggaccacacccctaaatgcattgaagcaactgccatgtgattggttgattagataattgcattaatgagaaattgaacaggtgttcctaataatcctttaggtgagtgtatattgcCCTATATCAAAGAGTGATATTGCCTTATATGTTACTGATATAAGGCGATATATAATTTTCACATCTGTACATTCTCTGTGTAGAGAAACGTAAGTTTATAACCTATATACAATCCCCATagtaaaatgtgtatatgtacatatgttaataatatctatatcatgatttttataacaactatatacagtatgaaaaaaaaatatatatatgtaactttataaatgttttatatatgttatttctgtttatatatgtttttgtaatattttttcaaatacaaatacatgtttatatttacataatatcaaCATGTACATAATGTGtacaaaaaatactgtggaagtcaatgggaacagGAGCTGGttggtaaccaacattcttcaaaatatcttttgaagATATGAAGATTTGTGATATCTTTTTGAAGATAgcacaatatattttgtgttctgcagaagaaagaaactcatacaggtttggaacgacatgagggtgacagaaaggtttttttgttttgttttttgggtggactatgactttaaatttaggtattgggtaggattagggatgtagaataaggcattaatatgtgcttaattagtactaataaatggctaatattctagtaatatgaatgctaataagcaactagttaagagaccctaaaataaagagTTACCAAAATGTTTGTTCATATTCTTCTAAACTTCTACTGAACTACCAAACCATGaatttcttttgtttgatttcaGCTGAGAGTTCAAAAATAGTTTCACTGGTCAGAGTTCATGCAAACttgaacagtaaaaaaacaaatgcagagaAAGATCAGTGCATGTTTCCTGCATTTGCATGGATACAAATGTAAATGAAGGGAATGCAAATTCCTGACATACAATTAAAGCTTAATTATGTTCCCACAGGGATCCCAATGCTCATTATTATCAGCTGGAGTTTGGCCAAATACCTGCACCAGGATGAAGGGTATGTGCACAAACATTCGAAAATAGTGGGTAAAAGTTAAGTATTAGACTCTTTTAAGCTCAGTCTGATCTCTCGGGGGAATTTCTTTGTTTATACCAACCTCCTCTGgacaacaacaaaagattatttattatatttgtattatgtaaGAGAGGCTATTTTAAAGCAGCATGGCTGTGCATGAGAACACacagtatgttgtgtgtgtgtgtgtgctgtcagaTGCTGGGAGACGAGAGATCATGGCTGGATATGGTGGATACTGCGAGTTCCAGTCATCATTTTTATCACAGTAAGCAAACTTTCCAGTTCAAGTTTGATTTGGCCAGCTTCTGGCCTATTCTCTCAgatttaaacactgttttttactttcaaatggctctgtttacaatgtttttaaagaattattaataatactgtcATGCCATGTTTATATGGAACAatgaatagttattttaattatctcTAGGGaactgtttttcagataaacatgctgttttttctgAGTATAATTCGGACATTAGTGGCTAAACTGAAAGCTCCTGACATGCATGGAAATGAAATCAATCATCACAGGTGAGAGAAAATAACACGTTTGAGTGGTagcaaacagaattgcaaaaataatgacagtgacaaaaatgactttaaaatgcattttatggaaagtaattttagcaatttaaattttttattttttgcactgcaAAGgtcacagaaatgacacactccagttttatattattgtaaaataagtGAGCGTGTAAAACAGATGCAGAACTCTTACTCatcctcctcttttttttatgGTGTAGGAAGCTGGCGAAATCTACATTTCTCTTAGTGTCGCTGTTTGGACTGCAATATGTGCTCTTTGCCTTTTTCCCTGATAGAGTGAGCGTGCTAACCTTCAAAATCTGGAATGTCATTGAGCTAGCATTAGCATCCACTCAGGTGATGATGTACAACGCAACATCTctccttcatacacacacatacacaaagagtCACGGCAAATTATTTGCATAGCACTTTTCGCAATACACATTGTTTGCATCAAAGTAGTTTTACAGAAATTCATATGTTTTTATATCTCATGCCTTATGGCACATTTCACAGATTCAAGCTTATggataatataatttacattttgtgatgatacaagcaatcaagcagttgagatggtgtactgtatgtatacagatatactttttcttcacacatacatttatgcatactgtatatacattttgtaaccaaaaaaaaaaatctgccactCAATATTTGCTGTATAGTATACTGTATACAGCTTTACATCAGTATAGTGTTTGTATGCTGTTAAAGTTGGCTATACATTACATAACCAACTTTATATGGACCAGGCTGAttacaatgaaataataaaaatcaggCAGTTGaaatttgctatatagtatacattgcatatatatacatacacatataaatattactatactTGAGTGTACTGTATGCGCATGAATTTGGATTtaatatatatccaactttatatatagATCTGTGTGataatacagtttacatttttgcaaCAGTATAAACAATCATGCAGCTGAGAATTGCTGTATTGTATATATTGCTTTATGTGAGGGTACTGTATGTATGCGGATAAAGTTAGATTCATTATATATATCCAAGTTTATATATAGAGCTATGCGATAATACAGTTTACATTTCTGCaatgatataaataattactCAGCAGAGGTTCGTTATATAGTAAATATAGCTttatgtgagtgtactgtatgtatacaggTAAAGTAGGTTATACTATATAGACTTTAAATATGCTTCAAGAACAGGAAATTTTTCAAACAATGAATCCcaaagtgtgtttttgttatttattatccCTCGTTGCCTTTTGGTTCTGTTTCATGTTGTGTTTGCTATTACAGGGCTTTATTGTGGCACTGCTGTACTGTTTTTTGAATGGAGAGgtaagtgaattaaaaaaaattgaaattcgGATCAAATTACCTTAGATTATGCTTTCCAGAGATGGACTGAGTTTAATTCATCACACATTTCCTGCACATTTTAGACACACTTGTCATTATCGAAGCATATGAAGCAGGACGGTCCTGTTTTATGTTTCCCTGGTAAATCAACTGTTGACCTTTAACTTTTGACAGGTACAATATGAAGTCCAAAGACGATGGAGACGGTGGCGCATGAAGCAGCGTTTCCATGGTGATCCCAGGGTGCATCACGGCTCCCTGAGTAACAGTGGCCTGCCGCTGACACAGGTCTCACTGCTGACACGTCCCAGCACACAGATCACCTGACCACAAGCACCCAGCGCCACCTGAGATCACTCATGCCACAATCCAGCAGCTAAAATCATCACAAATGCACTGTCCATTTACCCAATCCCTCCGGTTTACTCAGCTGACTGACGCTCTCCGACAGAAAAGCATCATGGCCATAACAAACTCTCAGACAATTTATGAAGATGATTGGATTTGTCTCTGTTTGTTCTTGATGGTTGTAGTTATTAGGaaacaaatgcatgcatgcagtgaaaagtaaattattatatatgagAAAACATCAATATTAGgtaaaaacagcacaatatgTGATACTATTAAAAGGGTTGTGACTTCAGGAATTACATTTTCTTTGATCTTATACATTCATTTCAGACTGCAAAAAATACTCCTCCCGGCAAGAGTCTTTGACTTGAATGAATCCTTTTTTCTACTCTATCAACACTGCCTTGTCACACTTTGATAGACAATTGCATCCACTGCAACACATCAACATCTACCTTTCCATAGCCGGTGAGCTGTGAGGTGTCATAAAATGTAATGACGTTAGCTAATCAAAATAATGGCCATTTCTGAAAAGTCTTAGGGTGTGTTTACACttagtttgtttcttttggtCCAGAACATCCAAAACAGCTGCTGTGTAGGCTACTGGGCTAAACGTGATCATGCGTATGTATGGTGGTATTTTTACCAGGTTATAACTCACAAAGAGCTTATGGCATGTATACTATATGTGTAGTTTGAATGTAATCTGGACGTACTACATTTGCCTGGTTGTCATTGTCACATCACGTACCAGCATCAGTTGCATTGCATCGCgtcactgccattcataaattctctcccgtggcctcatgggatagtaacaAGTCCATTgcatgcacacttcagaatcacgCAGGAAGTAGTAGGTAATCCTGGTACTTTTTTGCCTACTCTATTTTGAATTAGGACATACTTCTTTAGTCACATATTGTTTTTCACCTACTATGTAGGAAGAATGTGCTTTCGGATGCAGCTTTTATTACCTGAATGGAAACAAttttagtgttgtaaaaatgcaggTGTTTACAAAACTCTATTTTGATTttcaataatttgtattttaaaataaacttttaaatgtctgttcagtagtctcTATAACAGATTACACAGTTTAGTAATTGTGCTGCTTCTGATTAATTGATAAAAGTTataaatgttgtacaaaataaacatactcatctttgcaccaataaaacgcgcaacactttgttttactaccaaattatatttaataggctatctatttattattaatatttaacgtAACACTGGAAAGGTTTCTGTGACCTCTTGTGAGATCTCAGCAAAAAGTCTCACGATTTATTTCCAAAACAAGATGATGGGATTCACTTAGCCTCAGTCAATATTCTGGAGCGGTAtggatttagtgtgcattaagggCACTGCGTTTGTAAGACCTGGGATAGTCTTGCGCACATTCTTCCTGTTGTGTGCATGCACTCTCAAGTGACCAAGACCGCAAGTATGGGTATTTGGAAAAACACTGTTTCAAAGTGGACCAAGAACCCTGAAAAGGTGGGTCTTGGTCCACTTGTTTGAAGGTTCCGATGACAGCGTTAACACTTATTCAAGTGAacactaacagagcaatcgcaccagagtttgttttaatcaaactAAATCAGCCTAtagtgtgaacacacccttaaAGAAAACTAAGCACCAAAATTTAGTGTTTTGGGAGGTGGGAAATCATCATGTTTTGGcagaattctttttattttttttttcatccccttGTTTATCTATGTGTAAATATTGAGATGATGCCTTGAACTATTATTCATGTATTGTCCTGTGAAATATATAGTGAGTtgtgaaacaaaaatgtaaagaaaagaaCTATCATGTTATTAAATGAACGGATCCCCCATGTATGGTTAagtattaaaaatactgtaatatgttCTGTTTAATGATGACAATGAGATAATTCtctattaaataaactattaagaCTAACTAAAGATTCATGGTTTGTCAGAGCCAGTTGTCAACTGCTGGtcatcaataatatttattacatgaaataataataataataaaaaatggtagTATGAAACAATCTTCTGTGAAAGatgtatttatgataaaaaaaataaataaaaaaaaaatacaaacaaactagTAAATCATTTATTTCCACACAAGGCCTGCACTGATTTTCTGCCAGGATATTTTCTAttaagtttacagacatttcttcCAAACCTAAAACACAACGCAAAGCAAtgtgtaattcaaaatacaggtaaaaaaaaaactgtgaaacattaaagtggaaaattccttcatattaacattgGTACATTGGGCCTTTTTAAAAGGTTCCTCATTATTTATAAACCTTCAAAATCACTTCTCAGTATTGATGCAAATGAACGCAGAGCTGCTCGAGATGAACCAACCGCAGCGTCTAATGCAGCTTCTCCCAGTTTTAAGGAGATTACTGTTTGTGTCAGCCTTATTTCTACAGTTTGTCAGGATGTCCACTAAAGGGCAGCAGCGGTTCAATATGCTGGATGTGCCGTGCTGCCATTCCATTGAGGAAGAACAGGGAGGTGGCGGTGAACTGGCACCAGAAGGTGAGCGTAAACCCAAGGAGCGTTGCAAATGCCCCTAACAGGAGTACAAAAGTTGCGACCCCTCCGGCAGACATTACCCCCGCCAGCAGCACCAGCCGTGCCCCAAGGGTCCAACGTTGACTGGAGTCCCTCCCTTCGCTGGCCTGTGACATCACAAGCAACTCCAGTCCGAATATGGCACTGACCACAGCCAGAGTAATCACAAAACGACACGCGGCCAAGCCCACACCCAGACCCTCCACCCCTGCCTCCTCCAGGTGTCTAGTGCAGTTAGAGGATGCTTTAAAACTCTGGGACCCCAACACGGAGCCCTGCTGCTCCTCCAGTGAGCAGAAATACCACAGGCCGAACATACGGCGGCCGGCGAGCAGCCAGTGACCATCACACACCGCAATAGACGAGAGGATGACAGATAGAAATGTACACAGGATAATAAGACTGCGGCAAAATAAGTCTAGAAAAAGAGGAGTGGTCTTCTTACGTGGAACAGCTCCAACCTGGAGAGAAACAGAGTTATCAGAAGAAATCTGATCCACATGTATCAACATCAGATCCTGCTGTGGTtacttacaggtgctggtcatataattagaatatcatcaaaaagttgatttatttcactaattccattcaaaaagtgaaacttgtttattatattcattcattacacacagactgatatatttcatgtttatttcttttaattttgatgattataactgacaactaatgaaaatcccaaattcagtatctcagaaaattagaatattgcgaaaaggttcaatattgaagacacctggtgccacactctaatcagctaattaactcaaaacacctgcaaaggcctttaaatggtctctcagtctagttctgtaggctacacaatcatggggaagactgctgacttgacagttgtccaaaagacgaccactgacaccttgcacaaggagggcaagacacaaaaggccATTGCAAAAGAGGCCAGCTGTTCACAGAGGTCTGTGTCCAAGCGCAtaaatagagaggcgaagggaaggaaaagatggggtagaaaaaaagtgtacaagcaatagggataaccgcaccctgaagaggattgtgaaacaaaacccattcaaaaatgtggaggAGATTCACAaaaagtggactgcagctggagtcagtgcttcaagaaccactacgcacagacgtatgcaagacatgggtttcagctgtcgcattccttgtgtc
Encoded proteins:
- the LOC109109063 gene encoding voltage-dependent calcium channel gamma-like subunit; amino-acid sequence: MTAIKIRVGAVPRKKTTPLFLDLFCRSLIILCTFLSVILSSIAVCDGHWLLAGRRMFGLWYFCSLEEQQGSVLGSQSFKASSNCTRHLEEAGVEGLGVGLAACRFVITLAVVSAIFGLELLVMSQASEGRDSSQRWTLGARLVLLAGVMSAGGVATFVLLLGAFATLLGFTLTFWCQFTATSLFFLNGMAARHIQHIEPLLPFSGHPDKL